In one Nitrospira sp. CR1.1 genomic region, the following are encoded:
- the priA gene encoding primosomal protein N', which translates to MCRRILARCPLAMERRPLPLTEFHHRLLQARSRDGGWLPVVSRPLAWCALRCSSPYPDSVSLRTDSSCPSLAGRHCCSGPVLLECRMLDPCSQAAPSVVASSSPSPAYVDVILPRRLHRPFTYMIPPDLKGRVVIGRSVVVPFGSQDLQGLVIAVYHRLPPGAPEKGLKAIRSLGVVSSDHLLTTDQISLSHWVAERYAAPWGQCIKLVLPPVDRVGRTQLRYMLTPQGLASPSPTAAVGAAETELLARLRRRPQGIMATTLLKGDKSSTTLVLQSLVRKGLVGRTDEPVGRRIPRPTRQRGQTSGGALSNEPAATPGLPELPPPEATPWPAFLERTFAKETFVPLLLEGNHTTRHWCLAHAVHATIQRGRPVLILTGDVETAGRLAGFLTSAGERPVLLHSGLSLKERAAIWEAAQDGSATILVGTRMAVFAPLRRLGLVWVEGEDDPSLKEEQVPKYHAREVAQHRASRDGAVLVLASNHPSLESLSAVQEGWMTACVYRDPGQAPTVQVIDMKDYFRESSGGTLLSPPLSEGIREALRQNALSILYLNRKGFASVLHCGDCGAMPQCDVCSVALTFFRRSNHVRCHYCGRTKPVPEHCSQCQSLKLEPVGSGTERIEEAVRRMFPQARVGRVDGETIRRPADARACNRLLAAGELDIVIGTQMVFRLGLYARAAFVALPDADAGLHVPDFRSAERLYHALRDAADLARPACAGGRLLIQTRFADHHAIMAVASGDDHLFVKQEQAFRQMLQYPPCTCLVRLDVSGTLEPVVAQAAGRWATVLRAQVAGTERAARGHDHDASPMPGSAGQGLALRQVVVLGPSPAPHVLTRGRYCWQILLKSGSLEAGREIAVRTREELERESRRGGLRYDIDVDPVSMA; encoded by the coding sequence ATGTGCCGACGGATTCTGGCACGGTGCCCCCTGGCAATGGAGCGCCGGCCTCTCCCGCTGACGGAATTCCACCATCGCCTGCTCCAGGCTCGTAGTCGCGACGGCGGCTGGCTTCCCGTAGTAAGCCGGCCGCTGGCCTGGTGCGCTCTCCGTTGTTCCTCTCCCTATCCGGACTCGGTTTCTCTCCGAACTGATTCCTCATGCCCGTCTCTCGCCGGTCGTCATTGTTGCTCGGGTCCGGTGTTGTTAGAATGCCGCATGCTCGACCCATGCTCACAGGCGGCTCCATCGGTGGTTGCTTCGTCTTCCCCTTCCCCTGCGTATGTTGACGTGATATTGCCGCGTCGGCTGCACCGTCCTTTTACCTATATGATCCCGCCCGACCTCAAAGGCCGGGTCGTGATTGGACGGTCGGTGGTCGTGCCGTTTGGCTCCCAAGACCTTCAAGGTCTTGTGATTGCGGTGTATCACCGGCTTCCCCCTGGAGCACCGGAGAAGGGGCTCAAAGCCATCCGTTCGCTTGGCGTGGTATCGTCGGACCACCTCCTGACCACCGATCAAATTAGCCTCAGTCACTGGGTGGCGGAACGGTACGCCGCACCCTGGGGGCAATGTATCAAGCTCGTTCTGCCCCCCGTTGATCGAGTAGGGCGGACTCAGCTTCGTTATATGCTGACACCGCAGGGCCTCGCGAGTCCCTCGCCTACCGCCGCGGTTGGAGCAGCCGAAACGGAGCTGCTCGCACGCTTACGCCGGCGTCCCCAGGGCATCATGGCGACGACTCTTTTGAAGGGCGACAAATCGAGCACGACCCTCGTCTTGCAGTCACTGGTTCGAAAAGGGCTGGTGGGTCGAACTGATGAACCGGTCGGCCGAAGAATCCCCCGTCCCACAAGACAGCGCGGCCAGACGTCAGGCGGCGCACTTTCTAATGAACCGGCGGCGACGCCTGGTCTTCCGGAACTGCCTCCACCGGAAGCTACGCCGTGGCCGGCTTTTCTGGAACGAACATTTGCGAAGGAGACCTTTGTCCCCTTGTTGCTTGAGGGGAACCACACGACGAGACATTGGTGTCTGGCACACGCCGTCCACGCCACCATCCAACGCGGCAGGCCGGTGTTGATCCTCACGGGTGACGTCGAGACTGCGGGTCGATTGGCTGGATTTCTGACATCGGCAGGCGAACGGCCGGTGCTCTTGCACAGCGGTCTCTCGCTGAAAGAGCGCGCGGCGATCTGGGAGGCGGCGCAAGATGGTTCCGCCACGATCCTCGTTGGCACCCGCATGGCGGTCTTTGCCCCCCTGAGACGGCTAGGCCTCGTGTGGGTGGAAGGTGAAGACGATCCGTCCCTGAAAGAAGAGCAGGTGCCCAAATACCATGCGCGAGAGGTTGCGCAACACCGTGCTTCCCGCGACGGCGCTGTATTAGTGCTGGCCTCGAACCATCCGTCCCTCGAAAGTCTGTCGGCGGTTCAGGAGGGATGGATGACGGCTTGTGTCTATCGTGATCCGGGGCAAGCGCCCACGGTGCAAGTGATCGACATGAAGGATTATTTCAGAGAGTCTTCGGGAGGGACGCTATTGTCGCCTCCTCTGAGCGAAGGCATTCGTGAAGCCTTGCGGCAGAACGCCTTGTCGATTCTGTACCTGAATCGCAAAGGGTTTGCGAGTGTCCTGCATTGCGGCGATTGCGGCGCGATGCCGCAATGCGATGTGTGTAGTGTTGCGCTGACGTTTTTCAGGCGAAGCAATCATGTGCGATGCCACTACTGCGGCCGAACGAAGCCCGTGCCCGAACATTGTTCCCAATGCCAGTCGCTCAAGTTGGAACCGGTGGGGTCCGGGACGGAACGCATCGAAGAGGCCGTGCGAAGGATGTTTCCACAGGCGCGCGTGGGACGTGTGGATGGCGAAACGATTCGTCGTCCTGCCGACGCGCGAGCGTGTAACCGCCTGCTGGCCGCAGGCGAACTTGATATCGTGATCGGAACTCAGATGGTATTCCGGCTCGGTCTTTACGCGCGGGCGGCGTTCGTGGCTCTGCCGGATGCCGATGCCGGTCTTCACGTTCCCGATTTTCGTTCTGCGGAACGGCTGTATCACGCCCTTCGGGACGCCGCCGATCTGGCCCGGCCTGCTTGTGCCGGCGGCCGGCTCCTCATTCAGACGCGCTTCGCCGACCATCATGCGATCATGGCGGTGGCCTCGGGCGACGACCACCTGTTTGTGAAGCAGGAGCAGGCGTTCCGGCAGATGCTTCAGTATCCACCGTGCACCTGTCTGGTCAGGCTGGATGTGTCCGGGACGTTGGAACCGGTGGTGGCTCAAGCTGCCGGTCGCTGGGCGACTGTGTTGCGAGCGCAGGTTGCAGGCACAGAAAGGGCGGCCAGGGGGCATGACCACGACGCATCCCCGATGCCTGGTTCTGCCGGCCAGGGTTTGGCCTTGAGACAGGTTGTCGTCCTGGGGCCATCTCCGGCGCCGCATGTTCTGACGCGAGGTCGGTATTGCTGGCAGATCCTGCTCAAATCTGGTTCTCTTGAGGCCGGTCGGGAGATAGCGGTGCGGACGCGCGAGGAACTTGAACGGGAGTCCCGTCGGGGTGGCCTCCGGTATGACATTGATGTCGATCCGGTGTCGATGGCCTGA
- a CDS encoding response regulator → MPSVLIVDDEEAIRRLIRSTLEQAGYRVQEAADGKEGLSHYRQSPADLVIMDILMPDQDGLESILTLRREFPNAKIMAITGGSDMIGILNFLDVARMLGARRTLQKPFEMQQLLDAVQAEIAG, encoded by the coding sequence ATGCCATCGGTCTTGATTGTGGACGACGAGGAAGCGATTCGCCGGCTGATCCGCAGCACGCTCGAACAGGCGGGTTATCGTGTCCAGGAGGCAGCCGACGGCAAAGAGGGGCTGTCGCACTATCGTCAATCGCCCGCAGATCTGGTGATCATGGATATTCTCATGCCGGACCAGGACGGCCTGGAGAGCATTTTGACCCTGCGGCGCGAATTTCCGAACGCAAAAATCATGGCCATCACCGGCGGAAGCGACATGATCGGCATCCTCAATTTCCTGGATGTCGCCCGCATGCTCGGCGCGCGCCGCACCCTCCAGAAACCCTTCGAGATGCAACAGCTGCTCGATGCCGTCCAGGCCGAGATTGCCGGCTGA
- a CDS encoding PAS domain S-box protein — MKESPVSAQDLAAAFSSSGDFRSIEAVVRTLSSQASIGIFLSDPEGHTLYLNERLRRMAGISGTSEPGSCWLTSLAPEDHDVIVTEWSAATAQSRSFSREFRFRRPDGSLRWVMAEAFPLRTDGAPSSGYVGMIRDITPRHLALEALHACDDRYRSLAALSPHAIFVYANDTILFMNDAGMSLFALQAAPSLEGHPLSECFTTEFLQDLPLANSAHGTAPATPVERQFVRPDGTHLGVELVANQVIFDGQPAIQVLASDITPQKDVAAQLRQAHKMATMATLAGGIAHEFNNCLTAIMGFSDLALPLLVPDSRVHGHVQQVILASKRARDLVTQMLMFGRQAEGVKQPVSLDILLKETLRILRGKLPSTISLREWIPGATHPIYADPTQIHQICVKLLAHSELAMKPDGGILEVRLDNIHLNHSTNEHDLPLPPGHYVCLTVSDTGEEVSAEDPCRKVGPLFANLPDGTQAGTELAGVQRIVSEHGGTLRSTSTVGQGTTIEVYLPAILPPAPMSTPGSRRAEASDIARQKEILAEHDKER, encoded by the coding sequence ATGAAGGAGTCACCTGTGAGCGCCCAAGACTTGGCAGCGGCCTTCTCTTCCTCAGGAGATTTCCGGTCGATTGAAGCCGTTGTCCGTACCCTGTCCAGCCAGGCGTCGATCGGCATCTTCCTCTCGGACCCCGAAGGGCATACCCTCTACCTCAATGAACGGCTGCGCCGCATGGCCGGAATTTCCGGCACATCGGAACCAGGATCATGCTGGCTCACGTCTCTTGCCCCTGAAGACCACGACGTCATTGTCACCGAATGGTCCGCGGCCACCGCACAGAGCCGGAGCTTTTCGCGTGAATTTCGTTTTCGAAGACCCGATGGATCGCTGCGTTGGGTGATGGCTGAAGCGTTTCCCCTTCGCACAGATGGAGCTCCTTCCAGCGGATACGTTGGAATGATCCGCGATATCACCCCTCGACACCTGGCGCTCGAAGCCTTACATGCGTGTGACGACCGCTACCGGAGCCTGGCCGCACTCTCGCCTCATGCGATCTTCGTCTACGCGAACGATACGATTCTCTTCATGAATGATGCGGGCATGAGTCTCTTCGCTCTGCAGGCAGCACCCTCGCTTGAAGGGCATCCGCTGTCGGAATGCTTTACGACAGAGTTCCTGCAGGATCTCCCCCTGGCCAATTCCGCTCATGGAACTGCACCAGCCACCCCCGTGGAGCGACAATTCGTGCGGCCCGATGGCACTCATCTTGGTGTGGAACTGGTCGCAAACCAGGTTATCTTTGATGGCCAGCCGGCCATTCAGGTGCTCGCCTCAGATATCACTCCGCAAAAAGATGTCGCAGCACAGCTGCGCCAAGCGCACAAAATGGCGACCATGGCGACCCTTGCCGGCGGCATCGCGCATGAGTTCAATAACTGCCTGACCGCCATCATGGGATTCTCGGACCTGGCCCTGCCATTGCTCGTGCCGGACAGTCGGGTGCACGGTCATGTGCAGCAGGTGATCCTCGCGTCGAAACGAGCCAGGGATTTGGTGACACAGATGCTCATGTTCGGCCGCCAGGCAGAGGGTGTCAAACAACCAGTGTCCCTGGATATCTTGCTCAAAGAAACATTGCGAATTTTGAGGGGGAAGCTGCCGAGCACTATTAGTCTTCGCGAGTGGATTCCCGGGGCCACCCATCCGATTTATGCGGACCCGACTCAAATTCACCAAATCTGCGTGAAGCTTCTGGCTCATTCCGAATTAGCCATGAAACCGGACGGTGGGATTCTGGAGGTGCGCCTCGACAATATTCACCTGAACCACTCGACGAATGAACATGATCTTCCGCTCCCCCCTGGCCACTATGTCTGCCTCACGGTTTCAGATACGGGCGAAGAGGTGAGCGCCGAAGACCCCTGTCGTAAAGTGGGTCCGCTGTTCGCAAATCTTCCGGACGGGACCCAGGCAGGGACGGAACTCGCAGGGGTGCAACGGATCGTAAGCGAACATGGCGGAACCCTCCGTTCCACCAGCACAGTGGGCCAGGGAACGACCATCGAAGTGTACCTGCCGGCGATACTTCCCCCCGCGCCCATGAGCACACCCGGGTCGCGTCGAGCAGAAGCATCAGACATCGCAAGACAGAAGGAAATTCTTGCTGAGCACGACAAAGAACGATAG
- a CDS encoding HAD-IB family hydrolase produces MTPLSAAHIPYTGRQTDIAALFDVDNTLLPGQASEVRFFRFLWKQGLVGWREVRDSIEWVLRCAPPVSLHPLRERKLYLAGKGAAEVEALAEEFCRTELCPRLSAQGLSRMDEHRRAGHHIVLVTGSLDFLIAPLAALLEVPTLLAARLEQQQRQFTGQVCAPLPYGPGKRELIVRLTQESGIDLAQSFAYGDSPGDVELLEMVGHPLVVNPIRGMDRIARRNGWPTTTWT; encoded by the coding sequence ATGACGCCTCTCTCAGCCGCACATATTCCATACACCGGACGGCAGACGGACATTGCCGCGCTGTTTGACGTCGATAATACCTTGCTCCCGGGACAGGCAAGCGAAGTTCGATTTTTCCGTTTTCTCTGGAAGCAGGGACTCGTGGGTTGGCGTGAGGTTCGGGACAGCATCGAGTGGGTGCTGCGATGCGCGCCTCCGGTGTCGCTGCACCCGTTGCGAGAACGCAAGCTCTACCTGGCTGGGAAAGGCGCCGCTGAGGTTGAGGCGTTGGCGGAAGAATTCTGCCGGACCGAGTTATGTCCTCGTCTGTCCGCTCAGGGACTCTCTCGAATGGATGAGCACCGCCGGGCCGGGCATCATATCGTATTGGTGACTGGATCTCTCGATTTCCTGATTGCTCCGCTGGCTGCCTTGCTGGAGGTGCCGACCTTGCTGGCCGCTAGGCTCGAACAGCAGCAGCGGCAATTTACCGGTCAGGTCTGCGCCCCCCTCCCCTATGGCCCCGGCAAGCGGGAATTGATTGTCCGGCTCACGCAGGAATCCGGGATTGATCTGGCGCAGTCGTTTGCCTACGGCGATAGTCCCGGCGATGTCGAGCTACTCGAAATGGTGGGCCATCCGTTGGTCGTAAATCCCATTCGAGGCATGGACCGTATCGCCCGACGGAATGGATGGCCGACAACCACATGGACATGA
- the queE gene encoding 7-carboxy-7-deazaguanine synthase QueE, whose amino-acid sequence MLKVTEVFHSIQGESTHAGRPCVFIRLTGCPLRCTWCDTAYAFYGGRDMTQDDVVDQVRAFGCNLVEVTGGEPLSQPASLPLLTRLCDEGFEVLLETSGAVDTSGVDRRVHVVLDVKCPGSGMAERMYWPNLDRLAPRDEVKFVIKDRADYEWAREVVRTRNLEARCPVLVSPVFGETEARQLAEWVLADRLPVRFQMQMHKQIWAPDMRGV is encoded by the coding sequence ATGCTCAAGGTAACCGAAGTTTTTCACAGTATCCAGGGCGAATCCACGCATGCGGGCCGGCCCTGCGTCTTCATTCGTTTGACGGGGTGCCCTCTGCGCTGTACCTGGTGTGACACCGCCTATGCGTTCTACGGCGGTCGGGATATGACGCAAGATGACGTGGTCGATCAGGTGCGCGCTTTCGGTTGCAATTTGGTGGAAGTGACAGGGGGTGAGCCGCTCAGCCAGCCGGCATCCCTCCCGTTGTTGACCAGGCTCTGCGACGAGGGGTTCGAGGTGCTTCTGGAAACCAGCGGGGCCGTCGACACGTCCGGCGTGGATCGGCGAGTCCATGTGGTGCTCGATGTGAAATGTCCTGGAAGCGGCATGGCCGAGCGCATGTATTGGCCGAATCTCGACCGGCTTGCGCCTCGCGATGAAGTGAAATTTGTGATCAAGGACCGGGCCGACTACGAGTGGGCGCGCGAGGTCGTACGCACCCGGAATCTTGAGGCGCGTTGCCCCGTCTTGGTGAGTCCTGTTTTTGGCGAAACGGAAGCGCGGCAGTTGGCGGAATGGGTCCTGGCCGACAGATTGCCGGTCAGGTTCCAGATGCAAATGCACAAGCAGATTTGGGCGCCGGATATGCGCGGGGTTTGA
- a CDS encoding leucyl aminopeptidase has protein sequence MKKIHVQAQVGRAENDVAEVLVLLCCEGASDLSPEAAAINTQLGGQLAALIQRGEFEGKLGEGVLVHTQGKAKAKRLLLAGLGKEKELRVDAFRQALGSAVKRVRQAKVSSFGVVLPGAVLEEIPVQDVAQALAEGAILGSYQFTAYRSSNGSKPIDVERLTIHIAQTSLLPQVTEGIRRGVATAEATVLVRDLCNHPANVMTPGRIVQEAKAVAKEPGVKLKVLEQKDMEQLGMGALLGVAKGSHEPPKFIILEYKSAKAKKAEPPVVLVGKTITFDTGGISLKPAENMEHMKADMTGGAEVLATMRAAARLKLPLHLVSILPVAENMPGGRAMRPGDIVKTLSGKTVEVQNTDAEGRLILSDALAYATRYKPAVLIDIATLTGACVVALGQFAIGMFGNNDQLKEHVRNAGMRAGERVWEMPLWEEYFEQLRSDVADMRNIGGRGGGMITAALFLSKFVGDCPWIHLDIASTDWSERERAYLPKGPTGIGTRLLIQFLLDRTLP, from the coding sequence ATGAAGAAGATTCACGTTCAAGCACAGGTTGGGCGGGCGGAGAATGACGTCGCCGAGGTGCTGGTATTGCTCTGTTGCGAGGGCGCGTCAGACCTTTCGCCGGAAGCCGCCGCCATCAATACGCAACTCGGTGGGCAGCTCGCCGCCTTGATCCAGCGCGGGGAATTTGAAGGCAAGCTCGGCGAAGGGGTGTTAGTGCATACACAGGGCAAAGCCAAGGCGAAGCGACTGCTGCTGGCCGGCTTGGGGAAGGAAAAGGAGTTGCGGGTGGATGCGTTCCGCCAGGCGTTGGGTTCTGCAGTCAAACGCGTTCGCCAGGCCAAAGTGTCTTCATTCGGTGTGGTGCTGCCGGGCGCGGTGCTGGAGGAGATCCCCGTTCAGGACGTCGCGCAGGCTTTAGCCGAAGGCGCCATTCTCGGCAGCTATCAATTCACGGCGTACCGGAGCTCGAATGGCAGCAAACCGATCGACGTCGAGCGGTTGACGATCCACATCGCGCAAACATCGCTGTTGCCTCAGGTCACCGAGGGCATCCGGCGCGGCGTGGCGACGGCGGAGGCCACGGTCCTTGTTCGCGATCTATGCAACCATCCGGCCAATGTCATGACGCCTGGCCGTATCGTGCAGGAAGCGAAGGCCGTGGCGAAAGAACCGGGCGTGAAGCTGAAGGTGCTTGAACAGAAAGATATGGAACAACTCGGTATGGGTGCCTTGCTCGGTGTGGCGAAAGGCAGTCATGAGCCGCCGAAGTTCATTATTCTGGAGTACAAAAGCGCGAAGGCGAAGAAAGCCGAACCGCCGGTGGTATTGGTCGGTAAGACGATTACCTTCGACACAGGCGGTATTTCGCTGAAGCCGGCTGAAAATATGGAGCATATGAAGGCCGACATGACGGGCGGCGCTGAGGTGTTGGCGACGATGCGGGCTGCGGCACGGCTCAAGCTGCCGTTGCATCTGGTCAGCATATTGCCGGTCGCGGAAAACATGCCGGGCGGCCGCGCGATGCGGCCTGGTGATATCGTGAAGACGCTCTCGGGAAAAACCGTCGAAGTACAAAACACCGACGCCGAGGGCCGGTTGATCCTCTCGGACGCGTTGGCCTATGCCACCCGTTACAAGCCGGCGGTATTGATCGATATCGCGACCTTGACCGGCGCCTGCGTCGTCGCGCTGGGCCAATTTGCCATCGGGATGTTCGGCAATAACGATCAGCTGAAAGAGCATGTCCGGAATGCAGGCATGCGGGCCGGTGAGCGCGTGTGGGAAATGCCGCTGTGGGAAGAGTACTTCGAACAACTGCGCAGCGATGTGGCGGATATGCGGAACATCGGCGGCCGTGGCGGCGGCATGATTACCGCTGCTCTGTTCCTGAGCAAATTTGTGGGGGACTGTCCCTGGATTCATTTGGACATCGCCAGCACGGACTGGAGCGAGCGCGAGCGAGCCTATCTCCCGAAAGGTCCAACGGGGATCGGCACGCGGCTGCTCATCCAATTCCTGCTCGACCGGACCTTGCCCTAG
- the nagZ gene encoding beta-N-acetylhexosaminidase, with product MTLREHIGQLFMMGFTGTTVSNDLASFLKAYSPGGVILFRRNLESVQQIVDLTNGLQKLSPASPLLIAIDQEGGRVSRLPAEFTIFPPCAQLGQCNSSELAYSAAATIAKELRAVGINMNMAPVLDVNSNPDNPVIGDRAFGAESDLVGEMGLATIGGLKDNMVVACGKHFPGHGDTATDSHKELPVVDAGIQRLRETEFPPFQQAIRQGVASLMTAHVLYRALDPDAPATLSPAVIQRLLREEFRYDGVVFTDDLEMHAIIDHDGIGEAAVRSFVAGCDVLLICKDQDRVMTAIQAMERAVQDGRITQERLEQSLARVARLKARYLHPYKPVTISDARLVVGCRSHKVLLDSWRKAHARLPSSKMSESLQSSAALDSPVAHA from the coding sequence ATGACACTACGCGAGCACATCGGTCAGCTCTTCATGATGGGATTTACCGGGACCACGGTCAGCAACGACCTGGCCTCGTTTCTCAAAGCCTACTCGCCAGGCGGAGTCATTCTTTTTCGGCGCAACCTCGAATCGGTCCAGCAGATCGTCGATCTCACCAATGGGCTTCAAAAACTGTCTCCGGCCTCGCCGCTACTGATTGCGATTGATCAAGAGGGAGGACGGGTCTCCCGGCTGCCCGCCGAATTTACGATCTTCCCGCCCTGCGCTCAGCTCGGACAGTGTAACTCCAGTGAGTTGGCCTATTCCGCCGCGGCCACTATCGCGAAAGAGTTGCGAGCCGTGGGGATCAATATGAATATGGCCCCGGTGCTTGATGTGAACAGTAACCCAGACAATCCTGTGATTGGCGACCGGGCGTTCGGCGCCGAGTCTGACCTCGTCGGGGAAATGGGGCTGGCCACGATCGGCGGGCTCAAGGACAATATGGTCGTGGCTTGCGGGAAGCATTTTCCCGGCCATGGGGATACGGCGACGGATTCGCACAAGGAGCTTCCCGTGGTTGACGCGGGGATTCAGCGGTTGCGCGAGACGGAGTTTCCCCCGTTTCAGCAGGCGATTCGGCAGGGAGTCGCCAGTCTCATGACGGCCCATGTGTTGTATCGAGCGTTGGATCCTGATGCGCCGGCGACTCTGTCTCCGGCCGTGATTCAGCGTCTCCTGCGGGAAGAGTTTCGCTATGACGGGGTGGTGTTTACTGACGACCTGGAGATGCATGCGATTATCGATCATGACGGGATCGGCGAAGCGGCTGTTCGGTCGTTCGTGGCCGGATGTGATGTGCTGTTGATCTGCAAAGATCAGGACCGGGTCATGACGGCCATACAGGCGATGGAGCGCGCGGTGCAAGACGGCCGGATCACGCAGGAAAGACTGGAGCAGTCGTTGGCCCGTGTGGCGCGGCTCAAGGCGCGATACCTTCACCCCTATAAGCCGGTCACGATTTCGGACGCGCGCCTCGTGGTCGGGTGCCGCTCGCACAAGGTGCTACTGGACTCATGGCGCAAGGCCCATGCTCGTCTCCCCTCATCGAAAATGTCGGAGAGCCTCCAGTCGTCGGCGGCATTGGATTCACCGGTCGCGCATGCCTGA